CCCGGGTCAGTATTCTACAGGGTCACTTTTCATCGTTACACCGGGTATATCGAATCAATATTAGTTAAAACTACGAcaattatttgatactataGGCGTTTTCTTTTATTCCTACAAATGCATTAAATCAGTTAAACAGTAGTCATATGCATACACACTAATTATATATCAGTATGTAATGTAATCAGCGTACTACATATCATGCAtggatcgggggggggggggtccatctGGTccccctaaaaaaattatttatataaggTAGACCCAGCCTTTAAGAAATTTGtgtctaacattttttttctttgaaacaacttttaaactgattaaaaaGACCGAAATATTTATACCTTTGCAcgtttgttttaatttcctaTTGTGAGCTTCAGCTCACAACAAGGTCTAAATATTAAACTGCCAAATATTAATACTTGAAGCATGATCTCAAAAGTCCATCATGTTAggtcatatttttaattaaaatctaatGATAGTCATGAACTAAATAACATCTTATTGACttttctacagaaaaaatttgaaagaaatactACATCTAATCTTCAGacgacctttaaaaaaaatcacaatatcGAAAGGAAAATTAGCAATGGACACGCCGACGTGGGTAATAACACTTAGTAACTTTATTATTGCCGAAACAGACAAAATAAACCGGCATATttagaatgtacatgtagcgaTAAACTCATAGTGTTTTtgacagtattttaaaaatgccacgttttattacaaacaaattctGCAGTAGATTTTTTGGAAGTTAAAAAACATGACATAAATTTCATACAGAACTAAGATTTTCTCACATGCGTCTGACgttcaaaatttttcttttcacaaCAAAATTTTTCCCAGGAATATAATAACACtattataaaacagaaaaatattttattgtaatacaaaagaaatatttttaacgtcaGGCACATGTGGATTTTCTTTCTGTCGATAATCGTAAACATACATACATTAAAATAGGCGTATGGGAAGAAAAGAAGTGACTTCGTTATATACGTCTGTGCTCAAAGGCGCTATAAAAGTTCCGCGAATGTAAATGAGCGGAAATACAGCGTGGCGTCATTTTTCCACAATGCCCACTGCGCATGAGCATTGTCGGTAACTAAGAACTTAGACGCACTTACGACTGTAACAGACGTACGACAACGTTGTTATCTTACGACAGCTTTTGTGAATAGCACCATAAACGTAAACGTACGTTTGTCGTAAGTTTAAGGTGTAATCGTAGACGTAcgattttttgtgaatagatcCCCTGGAcccatacatgtatgcattacattaatatacatacatgtacatgcatacccATAACAATACACAAATCTGTATCATTAGATATCCATCAGATTTAAAATACTGTCGCATGAATTTGAAGCAGTGTACAGGACAATTGTCGGGGAAGGGAGATGTGATGCATGTGCTGAAATGTAATTTTCATGGGTTTTTACAAGAACATTTGGGAGTAGCATTTGCGTGGAATTTGCATTCATTTGAGTATGTATTCTGATTACcttattgcatatattttgacatgAAAATTAACCATAACAATTCATTCCAGGTGTGAATGCTACGACTACCTCTTTGACATTGCTACACAGATGAAGTCTGTCGGGCTGGACCCCTCAGAAGTCCCTGTCCCACCTAAAGGGGCCTACCTGCAATAAGGACTGCGTTTTATGCTGTAGTTAAACTgtgctttgttttgtaaataaaattatgtaaacactTGTTTATACATGCTTATTCCAGTTATTACTGAAGTATTATCACAGCCGACGGAACAATAttctgaatatttatcattcATATGTACGAGGAAAATATTCCGAAGCATTTAAAGCGGAATAACTCTGCGAGGCATAAACTAGCAAGACTTCATTACAAAATGTGTGTATTTGTCCggaaaaaaaatgacgtaaacCCTTTATGAGTTTTGTAACGAGCGCTGGTATACTTTGGATCGTTTAGATTGACGTCTATTTGGTCTTTTATCGAGTTTCGAAAATTAGCGGACTGCCAACATCATGTCAACGTATGACTTCGACCCTTCACAGGCATTGGTCATCGGAAACGTCAAAATCGAATCACCGAATAGAAAGCGAAGCAACGAtcattcaatcaatattttgtgatattctTTCTTGCATGGTGTAAGAAATCACCGTTGGTTTTTTTCCGCACGATATTTTAGTATACTAAATTTCTAAATTCTGGAGTTCTCTTAAGTTCTTCGTAATTAAAATAGATAGAACTTGTATACAAATCATttgtgaaaaatgaaatatcaattaaaaaacattgaatgtatgtaagattttttaatataagtatTTGCTGCATactgctgaaaaaaaaacaaagttttgGTATATGTCTGATAAATTTCGAATGTTATTTAGACAGGGTCCTGGAGCAggataatattttaatgataaaatcattattttctgaattacatacatgtatataaaaatatgagcGATTTCGTCGCACGCATTTTAATGTAAACACGTATATTCTAATGCATAATAATCTAAATTTCATGcatgaaaaattttaaatacatattatacatatttttatagaatatatattgtacagtatacaggcacgtagcatcgtttttgaaagggggggggccagactcatccaaaaaatcttgacaagcaaaaaaagaaggaaatttCAACTTTTCCATCTTCAAAATCtcctaatcgggggggggggggggggctggtgtAGTATATAACCTCAATTTCACtcttcatttccttattttcatatcatttttttttacatactcctaaagaagtgtgggggggggggggggcaactccatagtaatccaattttttttatgtaaaatgtatatgcacccccccccccccccgatgctacgtgcctggtatatacaatgtatattgaaaatatttttacaaaaataataatgtacGTTTTAACTTTAAGGCAGACCgttgctaaatatttttttctatgttcTCTTAACCATGCACGAATCGTCGTAATATTGGATACCgaaaaatgtacaaatgtatgATAACTATGTATTATTACCAAAGTTGTCACAATCGAATTAGCGTAGGTCGGGAACCATTTTAACCCTGATATGTTTAAAATCGTTTAAGAATGAATGCAcagatcggggggggggggggggggggtcgagggGGATTCAAATTTAGTAAATTCACATTGTAAAAAAGCGAAATAGGCCTCGAACCCCCTGGCAAACACTAAAATCCCTCGGACCCCCCACCCATCCTAGAAACAATTATGTGTCTGCACATCAAATGCATACTCTCAAGCATCCTCACAATAACAGGGGCCCGGAGTCCCGCACCAACGGCCACGAGCGGACTCAGGACTcctgacattgtgaggatgtGTCTAAATGAAAAGGCAGAAAaaatctgtcaatatttttatctACTTGTTCTTTAGATCTATAACCGATCCATactttttgttatgtttttgcTTTTAACAACCTTTATAGTCTTTTAAAACGGCATACCCGGTTAATTCATAAAAACGGAGGGGAAAAATAACTATCAACATCGATgcgttaaaaaaaaagatttatcaaCATCAAATTCTTTGATTTTTCCATTCTATCTGCAATACATTTAGAGGAATATCCActtttaatgtaaacattttgataacaagaaaaactTGATAAAATGCGGAATAGTGTTTGGAAACgttttagattttatatttaactcAATCCGGAAGTTACTGTGTCGTCTGCATTGTTTACGAGTTTCAACCTGCACTATGCCTAGAACAAGCAAAAAAGATAGAAGTGGACATATGCAAGAAGAAACAACAGCAAAACATAAACTGAATTTGGATAACGACGAGCCTGGAACTGATAACAGTCCTACAAGCAGCCCATTACGAGGTAAGCAATAGGTTTATTTACCTTGTAAGGTtccaaaaattaaaagtgaTCAATGTGTTTCAAATCATGGAAACTGGAAAGTTCAGATTGATTGGTTGTGGTGGATATGTTTGTTTTATACGTCGTTTCAGAGGAAACACCGTTAGTTCCAAAACAaggaaaaaagagagaaaatgaaaattgtgaCGAGTTTTCGTAAGTAGAAAAACATAACGGATGTGTCAGCAAGATTagatgatataaaattaaagtaaatactGCAAACTTAATTTCTTAAATACTCACTTATTAATTGTATATACTGTATTGATATATTAGATTGCAAAGGATGTATCTATAGCCATACAATACTGATTTTGTAGAATGCAAATTACGTATGTAGTTGGATCACAATTTCAAAAAGTTGCATTGCCATTCATTTATTGGTTACTTTAGGATCCGCACATGCATTGTCATTGAcacattttattatcaaattttagatCAGAAATGCAGAAAATGCTAGAGTGCTTTGGAGGTATACTATTTTAAACAACTTCACGTACTGGTATTATTaccggtatacatgtattttgccaaattgatattttaattttttgaaactgaaataataaaatgaaggAAAATATTGTCCTCCATGTCCATAGTTATTTTGTAATGTTGTTCTCTGTTTAAACTGAACATATAgaaaatgctattttttttttggtatgaaaAATTATACCTATTTTATAATAACATTAGTCTCAAATCATTGCGTGAGATAGAAATAACAAAGGTTAAGGTTGCTAGGATTTGGATGCAAGATGAAAAATTTCATCTCTTTCTTTCCTTAAGCTGGGGACTCTTTCCTTAAGCAGGGGGCACAAATATTCTGTGTTATAGcttgttttaatgataaattaatcaattatttaaaatgtgtgTAAGTACATTATGCATTAAACtgcattttgaatttaaaaagctGACATATCAAAGACATTGGTGAACAAGAGGAAAAGACTTGAACAGTACACCCAGAATTCTCTGAAGTCGAGCACTAAAAAGGTTGAAGATATCTGGAAAATGCAACAGAAtgagaggtacatgtatatatacagtttaattaatttcaaCATCTCAATTATATATGGCACAcctaataattaattattatttttataaatggtGTACATATGATAAACAATGCCTGtattaatgttttttataattgttgtacatatgaTAAACAATACCTGTATCTTTAACAGACAAAAGTTACAGGATGAGTATGT
This genomic window from Magallana gigas chromosome 5, xbMagGiga1.1, whole genome shotgun sequence contains:
- the LOC105342691 gene encoding synaptonemal complex protein 3, yielding MPRTSKKDRSGHMQEETTAKHKLNLDNDEPGTDNSPTSSPLREETPLVPKQGKKRENENCDEFSSEMQKMLECFGADISKTLVNKRKRLEQYTQNSLKSSTKKVEDIWKMQQNERQKLQDEYVRQVGTVFQQWESDLEKAKEQEEKLNQMFKQQQKMFQQARVVQSQRLKTIKQLHDQFTKGIDELERCHHDQQSSVQSELKKEMSLLQKRILMDTQQQEMANVRKSLQTMLF